A part of Emys orbicularis isolate rEmyOrb1 chromosome 13, rEmyOrb1.hap1, whole genome shotgun sequence genomic DNA contains:
- the LOC135887491 gene encoding olfactory receptor 6N1-like, producing the protein MADTARTNQTAITEFILLGFGVIPDLQILLFLMFLVIYITTVAGNILIIALVVADQHLHSPMYFFLGNLSCLETFYTSTILPRMLASLLTGDKTISFSGCFTQLYFFASLACTECYLLTAMSYDRYLAICKPLHYSTLMNNRFCLQLAAGSWLNGCLATAIFILFMLQLKFCALNEIDHFYCESIPLIKLSCSDTHLIILLDFILACVFTLPPFLLTLTSYVCVITTILRIPSTTGRQKAFSTCSSHLIVVTIFYGTIMIVYMLPKHDTLRDLYEVLSLCYTVLTPLANPLIYSLRNREVKEALWKAVSKCDFHKNMQTLRDNNLA; encoded by the coding sequence ATGGCAGACACAGCCAGGACAAATCAAACGGccatcacagaattcatcctcctgggatttgggGTTATCCCTGACctgcaaattcttctcttcctcatgttcctagtgatctacatcACAACTGTGGCCGGGAACATCCTCATCATTGcactagttgtggctgatcagcaccttcactcccccatgtacttcttcctggggaacttgtcctgcttggagaccttctacacctccaccatcctacccaggatgctggccagtctcctgactggggacaaaaCCATCTCATTCAGTGGCTGCTTTACGCAACtgtatttctttgcttccctggcaTGTACAGAGTGCTATCTCCTAACAGCGATGTCTTATGATAGGTATTTAGCGATATGTAAACCCCTGCACTATTCAACTCTTATGAATAACAGGTTTTGCCTCCAGTTGGCTGCTGGATCATGGTTAAATGGTTGTTTGGCTACTGCCATCTTTATATTATTCATGTTACAGTTAAAATTCTGTGCCctgaatgaaattgaccatttctattgtgaATCCATCCCATTGATAaaactctcctgcagtgacacaCACCTGATCATATTGCTAGATTTCATTCTAGCCTGTGTATTCACTCTGCCTCCATTCCTACTAACCCTGACATCTTATGTGTGTGTCAtcaccaccatcctgagaatcccttccaccaccgggagacagaaggcattttccacctgctcctctcacctcattgtggtgacaattttctatggaacAATAATGATTGTGTACATGCTGCCGAAACATGATACACTGAGAGACCTGTACGAAGTGCTCTCTCTTTGCTACACTGTCCTGACTCCCCTGgcaaaccccctcatctacagcctgagaaacagagaggtcaaggaagccTTGTGGAAAGCAGTCAGCAAATGTGACTTTCACAAAAACATGCAGACACTCAGAGATAATAATTTAGcctga